The proteins below are encoded in one region of Oikeobacillus pervagus:
- a CDS encoding S41 family peptidase, translating into MKRRWIAVVAACSFLTGAGGTYVGVKTLDGQEQMVIPNEQQKESYKLPDELHKVQTAYDLISDKYVEKIKSGQLVEGAIKGMLTALEDPYSVYMDAETVNHFNDSLESSFEGIGAEITEKEGKILIVSPFKDSPAEKAGLKPHDQIIKINGKNVQGYDVFKATKLIRGKKGTTVTLSILREGLSKPINVEVKRDKIPIDTVYAKIKSEDQKKIGYIQITSFAEKTGKDFTHELRKLEEMKIEGLLIDVRGNPGGLLPSVEEILRELLSDNKPYLQIEERSGAKVPFSSTKKKGKEYPITVLIDEGSASASEILAGALKEAGHHTLIGQKTFGKGTVQQSIPLGDGSNIKLTTYKWLTPDGNWIHHKGIKPTIKVKQPNYFYAHPLQIDQPLKKEMNNDQVKNAQEMLKGLGYGPGRTDGYFSDQTVKAVKAFQIQNKLKVTGEIDSKTAERIELKIIETVKKEENDLQLQTALKYITQLSQSDIGK; encoded by the coding sequence ATGAAGCGTAGATGGATTGCTGTAGTCGCTGCCTGTTCTTTTCTCACAGGTGCGGGCGGAACGTATGTTGGAGTGAAAACATTAGATGGACAAGAGCAAATGGTAATCCCTAATGAACAACAAAAGGAGTCGTACAAACTTCCAGACGAACTTCATAAGGTACAAACAGCTTATGATTTAATTTCTGATAAATATGTAGAAAAGATTAAAAGTGGTCAACTTGTAGAAGGGGCTATTAAGGGGATGTTAACAGCGTTGGAAGATCCTTATTCTGTCTATATGGATGCAGAAACGGTAAACCATTTTAATGATTCATTGGAATCTTCATTTGAAGGGATTGGTGCAGAAATAACCGAAAAGGAAGGGAAAATATTAATCGTATCTCCATTTAAAGATTCCCCTGCGGAAAAAGCAGGACTAAAACCACATGACCAAATTATTAAAATTAATGGGAAAAATGTACAGGGATATGATGTGTTTAAAGCAACAAAGCTCATACGTGGAAAAAAGGGAACAACTGTTACACTGAGTATTTTGCGGGAAGGACTTTCAAAGCCGATTAATGTAGAAGTGAAGCGGGACAAAATTCCAATCGATACGGTTTACGCAAAGATAAAAAGTGAGGATCAGAAAAAAATAGGGTATATACAAATTACTTCATTCGCAGAAAAGACAGGGAAGGATTTTACACATGAATTAAGAAAGTTAGAAGAAATGAAGATTGAAGGTTTACTCATTGATGTTCGTGGAAATCCTGGGGGACTTTTGCCGAGTGTGGAGGAAATCTTACGAGAGTTGCTTTCTGATAATAAGCCTTATTTACAAATAGAGGAGCGGTCGGGAGCTAAAGTTCCATTCTCTTCAACGAAAAAGAAAGGGAAAGAGTATCCTATTACTGTTTTAATAGATGAAGGTAGTGCATCTGCTTCAGAAATCTTAGCTGGTGCTTTAAAAGAAGCCGGTCACCATACACTAATTGGGCAGAAAACATTCGGAAAGGGTACGGTTCAACAATCGATTCCATTGGGAGATGGAAGTAATATTAAATTAACGACTTATAAGTGGTTAACTCCTGACGGCAATTGGATTCATCATAAGGGGATTAAACCGACCATTAAAGTGAAACAACCAAATTATTTTTATGCTCATCCATTACAAATCGATCAACCATTAAAAAAGGAAATGAATAATGATCAAGTGAAAAATGCTCAGGAAATGTTGAAGGGATTAGGATATGGACCTGGGAGAACAGATGGATATTTTAGCGATCAAACAGTGAAAGCAGTTAAAGCCTTTCAAATACAAAATAAATTAAAGGTTACGGGT
- the ftsE gene encoding cell division ATP-binding protein FtsE, whose translation MIEMKDVQKMYPNGVMAVNGFNVRINKGEFVYVVGPSGAGKSTFIKMMYREEKPTKGTILINGMNISTLKDHKVPFLRRHIGVIFQDFKLLPKLTVYENVAFALEVIEETPENIKSRVMEVLELVGLKPKARMFPDELSGGEQQRVSIARSIVNTPKVVIADEPTGNLDPETSWDIMNIFEEINSRGTTVVMATHNKDIVNTIRHRVIAIENGQIVRDEQRGDYGYES comes from the coding sequence ATGATTGAAATGAAGGATGTCCAAAAAATGTATCCAAATGGAGTTATGGCCGTTAATGGATTTAATGTACGGATTAATAAAGGTGAGTTCGTTTATGTGGTAGGTCCTAGTGGTGCAGGGAAATCTACCTTTATAAAAATGATGTATCGTGAAGAAAAGCCAACAAAAGGGACGATTTTAATTAACGGAATGAATATATCGACTTTGAAGGATCACAAGGTCCCCTTTTTAAGAAGGCATATTGGAGTCATTTTTCAAGACTTCAAACTTTTGCCAAAACTAACTGTCTATGAAAATGTGGCTTTTGCGTTGGAAGTAATAGAAGAAACGCCAGAAAATATTAAAAGCCGAGTAATGGAAGTTCTTGAGCTAGTTGGATTAAAACCGAAAGCGAGAATGTTTCCTGACGAATTATCTGGTGGTGAGCAACAACGTGTGTCGATTGCACGATCGATCGTCAATACCCCTAAAGTGGTGATTGCGGATGAGCCAACAGGTAACTTAGATCCAGAGACATCTTGGGATATTATGAATATTTTTGAAGAAATCAATTCAAGAGGGACAACCGTTGTGATGGCTACTCATAATAAAGACATCGTTAATACGATTCGACATCGTGTGATTGCCATCGAAAATGGACAGATTGTACGTGATGAACAGCGAGGTGATTACGGATATGAAAGCTAA
- the ftsX gene encoding permease-like cell division protein FtsX — MKANTIQRHFRESFKSIRRNGWMTFASVSAVTVTLLLVGVFLVILFNMNKVANDIEQDVEIRVHIQLSATDEAKDILKKQIKNLPQVESIKYSSKKEELQKLIKDMGEDFELFKQDNPLYDVFIVKVKNPQDTPKVAKKIEKFNYTEKVIYGEKKVDKLFRFLETSRNVGLVLIIGLLFTAMFLISNTIKITIFARRTEIEIMRLVGATNWFIRWPFILEGLWLGLLGSIIPIIVVTVGYNFISNAMATRLQGHFVQMLDYFPFVLQVSSILLLIGAFIGMWGSFISVRKFLKI, encoded by the coding sequence ATGAAAGCTAATACGATCCAGCGTCATTTCCGGGAAAGCTTTAAAAGCATCCGTCGTAATGGATGGATGACCTTTGCATCTGTTTCGGCGGTCACTGTCACATTATTATTAGTCGGTGTGTTTCTGGTCATTTTATTTAATATGAACAAAGTGGCCAATGATATTGAACAAGATGTTGAAATCCGTGTTCATATTCAACTGTCAGCTACAGATGAAGCGAAAGATATTTTGAAAAAACAAATAAAGAATCTTCCTCAAGTAGAATCCATCAAATACTCATCCAAGAAAGAGGAACTTCAAAAATTAATCAAAGATATGGGGGAGGATTTCGAGTTATTTAAACAAGACAATCCTTTATATGATGTTTTTATCGTTAAGGTAAAAAACCCCCAAGATACACCAAAAGTGGCTAAAAAAATAGAGAAGTTTAATTATACGGAAAAAGTAATCTATGGTGAGAAAAAGGTTGATAAACTGTTTCGTTTTCTAGAAACAAGCCGAAATGTCGGATTGGTTCTAATTATTGGATTACTGTTTACTGCGATGTTTTTAATTTCTAATACGATTAAAATCACGATTTTTGCTAGACGAACAGAAATTGAAATTATGAGATTAGTAGGTGCAACAAACTGGTTTATTCGTTGGCCATTTATCCTTGAAGGACTTTGGTTAGGATTATTAGGTTCTATTATCCCAATTATTGTGGTTACAGTCGGTTATAATTTTATTTCCAATGCAATGGCCACTCGTTTACAAGGTCATTTTGTTCAAATGCTTGATTATTTCCCATTTGTTCTTCAAGTTAGCTCGATTTTATTATTGATCGGTGCTTTTATTGGGATGTGGGGTAGTTTTATTTCTGTACGTAAATTCTTGAAAATATAA
- a CDS encoding redoxin domain-containing protein, whose amino-acid sequence MSKKIFGLILILFLLGIVVVNIVNNSKEKFAKEKEENPTVEIMEDRDKLMENSLEVGSVAPNFQLNTLDGKSVSLKDYRGKKVILNFWASWCPPCKAEMPHMQNYYESQAQDQNVEILAVNLTKNDKGIEKIRDFVKEYGLTFPIPLDEEGEIGPGYQAFTIPTTYMIQTDGTIYQKIVGPMDEELMENAVSEME is encoded by the coding sequence GTGAGTAAAAAGATTTTTGGCTTGATTTTAATATTGTTCCTCTTAGGGATCGTGGTTGTGAATATCGTGAATAATTCTAAGGAAAAGTTTGCAAAGGAAAAAGAGGAAAATCCAACTGTTGAAATAATGGAGGATCGAGATAAATTAATGGAAAATAGCCTAGAAGTGGGGAGTGTAGCCCCAAACTTCCAATTAAATACACTAGATGGAAAGTCGGTATCTTTAAAAGATTACCGCGGGAAAAAAGTAATCTTAAATTTCTGGGCAAGCTGGTGTCCTCCTTGTAAAGCAGAAATGCCACATATGCAGAATTATTATGAGTCACAGGCGCAAGACCAAAATGTAGAAATATTAGCGGTTAATTTAACTAAAAATGATAAAGGGATTGAAAAGATTCGAGACTTTGTAAAGGAATATGGCCTGACCTTCCCCATTCCTCTGGATGAAGAAGGTGAAATTGGCCCAGGTTACCAAGCGTTTACGATTCCAACTACCTATATGATCCAAACAGATGGAACGATCTATCAAAAAATTGTAGGACCGATGGATGAAGAACTGATGGAGAATGCAGTGAGTGAAATGGAATAA
- the prfB gene encoding peptide chain release factor 2 (programmed frameshift), which yields MELFEIRNELDKTAKKLADFRGLFDLENKEARIAELDEVMLQPGFWDDQQAAQTVINEANGLKDLVNEYKDLLETQENLELTHELVKEEDDADLHAELDAELQELMKRLNDYELQLLLSEPYDKNNAILELHPGAGGTESQDWGSILLRMYTRWAEKKGFKVETLDYLPGDEAGIKSVTLLIKGHNAYGYLKAEKGVHRLVRISPFDSSGRRHTSFVSCEVMPEFNDEIDIDIRSEDLKIDTYRSSGAGGQHVNTTDSAVRITHLPTNIVVTCQSERSQIKNREQAMSMLKAKLYQKRIEEQEQELAEIRGEQKEIGWGSQIRSYVFHPYSMVKDHRTNTESGNVHAVTDGEIDQFINAYLRSRI from the exons ATGGAATTATTTGAGATTAGAAATGAACTAGATAAAACGGCTAAGAAATTAGCGGACTTTAGG GGTCTCTTTGACTTAGAGAATAAAGAGGCACGAATTGCTGAATTAGATGAAGTGATGTTGCAACCAGGTTTTTGGGATGATCAACAAGCGGCACAAACCGTCATTAATGAAGCCAATGGTTTAAAAGATCTTGTAAATGAATATAAGGATTTACTTGAAACACAGGAAAATCTTGAATTAACTCATGAATTAGTGAAAGAAGAAGATGATGCAGATCTACATGCCGAATTGGATGCAGAACTACAAGAATTAATGAAGCGTTTGAATGATTATGAATTACAGCTTCTTTTAAGTGAACCATATGACAAAAACAATGCAATATTAGAGCTACATCCTGGTGCTGGTGGGACTGAATCGCAAGACTGGGGCTCTATTTTACTTCGAATGTATACTCGTTGGGCGGAGAAAAAAGGGTTTAAAGTTGAAACATTGGATTATTTACCAGGAGATGAAGCGGGGATTAAAAGTGTGACCCTACTAATTAAAGGGCATAATGCTTATGGATATTTAAAAGCGGAAAAAGGGGTCCATCGTCTTGTTAGGATTTCACCTTTTGATTCTTCAGGTCGCCGTCATACCTCTTTCGTTTCTTGTGAAGTGATGCCGGAATTTAATGACGAAATTGATATTGACATTCGCTCAGAAGATTTAAAAATCGACACATACCGTTCCAGTGGGGCCGGTGGGCAGCATGTTAATACAACTGACTCTGCTGTACGTATTACTCATTTACCTACCAATATCGTTGTGACATGCCAGTCAGAACGTTCTCAGATTAAAAACCGGGAACAGGCAATGAGTATGTTAAAAGCAAAACTTTATCAGAAGAGAATTGAAGAACAAGAGCAAGAGTTAGCTGAAATTCGTGGGGAACAAAAAGAAATTGGCTGGGGCAGTCAAATTCGTTCCTACGTTTTCCATCCGTATTCCATGGTAAAAGACCATCGTACAAACACAGAATCTGGGAACGTCCATGCAGTAACAGATGGTGAAATTGACCAATTTATTAATGCTTACTTACGCTCTCGTATCTAA
- a CDS encoding YjcZ family sporulation protein: MSGSNYGAGFALIVVLFILLIIVGAAYVGGGY; this comes from the coding sequence ATGAGTGGATCAAATTATGGAGCAGGTTTCGCGTTGATCGTTGTCCTGTTCATTCTATTAATCATTGTCGGTGCAGCTTATGTAGGTGGAGGATACTAA
- a CDS encoding murein hydrolase activator EnvC family protein, producing the protein MKRKVMLSVALAASLGFGGTLGLPSEAFASKLSDLENQQSQIENKRSNIHNDIKEKNNKINQIQKEQDQITAEMEKIDSAVSDAESNIREKEQQISETKVEIEKLKGEIEQLKKRIAERKEVLRDRARSIQKNGGSASYLDVVLGADSFSDFIGRATAVTTLVNADKTIMEEQKRDQEKLEENQEKVENELHNLEKMLQELEMLKADLHKKKAEKDAIMKKLEKEEKSIEKDKLSLEEEENLLKSQEMAIKQAIQAEKNQAKPSYTAPGSSSRPSTPSQFSHDVPAVSSGTFTRPAAGRVSSGFGARDLGDHKGIDIANGVSVPIVAAADGVVIRSYYSSSYGNAIFISHSINGKVFTTVYAHMSQRVVQGGHVSKGQVIGYMGNTGQSYGQHLHFEIHEGPWNMAKSNAVNPTKYINF; encoded by the coding sequence TTGAAAAGAAAGGTTATGCTATCGGTTGCGTTAGCTGCTTCACTTGGGTTTGGGGGAACGTTGGGACTTCCAAGCGAGGCTTTCGCTTCCAAACTATCAGATTTAGAGAATCAACAATCACAAATCGAAAATAAACGTTCCAATATTCATAACGATATTAAAGAAAAAAATAATAAAATAAATCAAATTCAAAAAGAACAAGATCAAATTACGGCTGAAATGGAAAAAATTGATTCAGCAGTAAGTGATGCTGAATCAAACATACGGGAAAAAGAACAACAAATCTCTGAAACAAAAGTGGAAATTGAAAAATTAAAGGGCGAAATTGAACAATTAAAGAAACGCATTGCGGAAAGAAAAGAAGTATTAAGGGATCGTGCTCGTTCCATTCAAAAAAATGGTGGATCTGCAAGTTATCTTGATGTGGTATTAGGAGCGGATAGCTTTAGTGACTTTATTGGACGTGCTACCGCAGTTACAACTTTAGTCAATGCGGATAAAACAATTATGGAAGAGCAGAAACGGGATCAGGAAAAATTAGAAGAAAATCAAGAAAAGGTAGAAAACGAACTTCATAATTTAGAAAAAATGTTACAAGAGCTTGAAATGTTAAAAGCTGATTTACATAAGAAAAAGGCTGAAAAAGATGCGATCATGAAGAAACTTGAAAAAGAAGAAAAATCAATTGAAAAGGATAAGCTTAGCCTTGAAGAAGAAGAAAATCTATTGAAATCCCAAGAAATGGCGATTAAACAAGCCATCCAAGCTGAGAAAAACCAAGCTAAACCTTCCTATACTGCACCTGGTTCTTCAAGTCGTCCGTCTACTCCAAGTCAATTCAGCCATGATGTACCTGCCGTTTCTTCTGGTACATTTACTCGTCCAGCAGCAGGAAGAGTATCATCAGGCTTTGGAGCTCGTGACTTAGGAGATCATAAAGGAATCGATATTGCGAATGGTGTAAGTGTTCCGATTGTAGCAGCTGCAGATGGTGTTGTGATTCGTTCATATTACTCTTCATCATATGGTAACGCTATTTTCATTTCTCATTCCATCAATGGAAAAGTATTTACAACTGTGTATGCACATATGTCACAACGTGTTGTTCAAGGAGGACATGTTTCAAAAGGCCAAGTCATCGGATATATGGGGAATACGGGACAATCTTATGGACAACATTTACATTTTGAAATCCACGAAGGTCCTTGGAATATGGCAAAATCCAATGCGGTTAACCCTACTAAATATATAAACTTTTAA
- a CDS encoding SEC-C metal-binding domain-containing protein — protein sequence MTIGRNEPCLCGSGKKYKKCCGKIEGAPIHFLVLEELEHLQRELIEYALKQHSYKMKQHFQVMMHDYEILRKDPRAYLVAFEVWYITSFRDRNHQTILEQFVEMRKDSVPRERTRRIFAEWPNVTFVGGIIEKCEKTSFRLRDVLTNELYTIAVREHNQEEDVLMFGALLPFEKEHTLFMIDFHYDSQLTALAKSWLKDQFEQSEFKDPQPFYQHSFLQLLNDIFYLYNEQDQTEKVEKEELDLSWESESQKETAEKLREFMKEENVEDLRIETGILLWNMYCHKKKPTIRKPEIYVAAMYSILGDYDIVSPSYPYSQLAERFKVSAQSISKRAHEMEKILEGQLKAGQEAAEVEQSKELETKPV from the coding sequence ATGACAATTGGCCGTAATGAACCTTGTTTATGTGGTAGTGGAAAAAAATATAAAAAATGTTGTGGGAAAATAGAAGGGGCACCCATTCACTTTTTAGTTTTAGAAGAGTTAGAGCATCTTCAACGGGAATTAATAGAGTATGCTTTAAAACAGCATTCTTACAAAATGAAACAACATTTTCAAGTCATGATGCATGATTATGAAATACTTCGCAAAGATCCCCGGGCATATTTAGTTGCTTTTGAAGTGTGGTATATTACCTCTTTTCGGGATCGAAATCATCAAACGATTTTAGAGCAATTTGTCGAGATGAGAAAGGATTCGGTACCACGTGAACGTACAAGACGTATTTTCGCTGAGTGGCCAAATGTAACATTTGTTGGGGGAATTATTGAGAAATGTGAGAAAACTAGCTTCCGACTTCGAGATGTTTTAACAAATGAATTATATACGATTGCTGTAAGAGAACATAATCAAGAAGAAGATGTATTAATGTTCGGAGCGCTTCTTCCTTTTGAAAAAGAGCATACATTGTTTATGATTGATTTTCATTATGATTCACAGCTTACGGCTTTAGCCAAAAGTTGGTTGAAGGATCAATTTGAACAATCAGAATTTAAGGATCCACAACCGTTTTATCAGCATTCCTTTTTGCAATTATTAAATGATATTTTTTACCTCTACAACGAGCAGGATCAGACTGAAAAAGTGGAAAAAGAAGAACTGGATCTTTCCTGGGAATCTGAATCGCAAAAGGAAACAGCGGAAAAATTAAGAGAGTTTATGAAAGAAGAAAATGTGGAAGATTTGCGAATTGAAACAGGAATACTGCTTTGGAATATGTATTGTCATAAAAAGAAACCGACCATTCGGAAACCAGAAATTTATGTGGCAGCTATGTATTCGATTTTGGGGGATTACGATATTGTATCTCCATCCTATCCTTATTCACAGCTTGCCGAACGATTCAAAGTATCTGCTCAAAGCATTTCAAAACGAGCACATGAGATGGAAAAAATATTGGAAGGACAACTTAAGGCAGGACAAGAGGCTGCTGAGGTGGAACAATCGAAGGAATTAGAAACAAAACCTGTTTAA
- a CDS encoding chromate transporter — translation MKYWHIFWAFFIPSILGYGGGPSSIPLVEHEVVTRYGWLTTSEFSEVLALGNALPGPISTKMAGYIGYMQGGILGSIVALFATIAPSLILMIALLGLLMKHKESPKVKKMTYLVRPTIAVLLGVLTFDFLLKSEEGVGWIQTIVIAILSYLMLERWKFHPVYVISGALVYGAIFIR, via the coding sequence ATGAAGTATTGGCATATTTTTTGGGCATTTTTTATCCCTAGTATTTTAGGTTATGGCGGGGGCCCTTCGTCTATTCCATTAGTAGAACATGAAGTAGTCACCCGGTATGGTTGGTTAACTACATCAGAGTTCAGTGAGGTTTTGGCACTGGGAAATGCCCTCCCAGGCCCTATATCAACGAAAATGGCTGGGTACATCGGTTACATGCAAGGGGGAATATTAGGCTCTATCGTTGCGCTCTTTGCGACGATTGCCCCATCGCTTATATTAATGATCGCTTTGTTAGGACTTTTGATGAAACATAAAGAGTCGCCAAAAGTGAAAAAAATGACGTATTTAGTCCGGCCCACCATCGCCGTCTTACTCGGTGTCTTAACATTTGACTTTTTACTGAAATCCGAGGAGGGAGTAGGGTGGATTCAAACAATCGTCATTGCAATTCTTAGTTATTTGATGTTGGAAAGATGGAAGTTCCATCCGGTTTATGTGATTAGTGGAGCGCTTGTGTATGGGGCTATTTTCATAAGATAA
- the secA gene encoding preprotein translocase subunit SecA: protein MGLLNKLFDPNKREIKQLEKKADQIEALSSEMEKLSDDQLREKTEIFKQRYKDGESLDKLLVEAFAVVREGARRVLGMYPFRVQLMGGIALHEGNISEMKTGEGKTLTATMPVYLNALSGKGVHVITVNEYLASRDATEMGQLYEFLGLTVGLNLNSMSKEEKKAAYEADITYGTNNEFGFDYLRDNMVLYKEHKVQRPLYYAVIDEVDSILIDEARTPLIISGQAQKSTQLYIQANAFTRTLKKDEDYTYDEKTKAVLLTESGINKAEKAFGIENLFDLTHVTLNHHIGQALKAQVSMHRDVDYVVQEGEIIIVDQFTGRLMKGRRYSDGLHQAIEAKEGVEIQNESMTMATITFQNYFRMYEKLSGMTGTAKTEEEEFRNIYNMRVIVIPTNKPIARDDRPDLIYASMEGKFNAVVNDIHQRHQLGQPVLVGTVAIETSELISKLLLKRGVRHNVLNAKNHGREADIITEAGQKGAVTIATNMAGRGTDIKLGEGVKEIGGLAVIGTERHESRRIDNQLRGRSGRQGDPGVTQFYLSMEDELMRRFGSDNMKSMMERLGMDDSQPIQSKMVTRAVESAQKRVEGNNFDSRKRLLQYDDVLRQQREIIYAQRDEVLESENLREIIEQMIKTVIDQVVSSHASLSEDEEKWNLQGIVDYCHANLLIEGDLSVNDFERREPDEISELIFAKVTERYNEKEEQLGEEQMREFEKVILLRAVDSKWIDHIDTMDQLRQGIHLRAYGQNDPLREYQNEGFALFEEMVAAINEEVAKYIMKAEIRNNLERQEVAKGQAVNPKEDGEKPKKQPVRKKVNVGRNDPCICGSGKKYKNCCGKITN from the coding sequence ATGGGATTGTTAAATAAATTGTTTGATCCAAATAAGCGTGAAATTAAACAGTTGGAGAAGAAGGCTGATCAAATAGAAGCACTAAGTTCAGAAATGGAAAAACTATCAGATGATCAGCTTCGTGAAAAAACGGAAATTTTTAAACAACGATATAAAGATGGAGAATCATTGGATAAGTTGTTAGTAGAAGCTTTCGCTGTTGTTCGTGAAGGAGCTCGCCGTGTTCTTGGAATGTATCCTTTCCGAGTGCAATTAATGGGGGGAATTGCCCTTCATGAAGGAAATATCTCCGAGATGAAGACAGGGGAAGGGAAAACTTTAACAGCTACCATGCCCGTATATTTAAATGCCCTTTCAGGAAAAGGTGTCCACGTTATTACAGTCAATGAATATTTAGCTTCCCGTGACGCAACTGAAATGGGTCAACTTTATGAATTTCTTGGGTTAACAGTCGGGTTAAATTTAAACAGTATGTCGAAAGAAGAAAAGAAGGCGGCATATGAGGCTGATATTACGTATGGGACAAATAATGAATTTGGTTTTGATTATTTACGAGATAATATGGTGTTGTATAAGGAACATAAAGTACAACGTCCACTTTACTACGCAGTCATAGATGAGGTCGACTCCATTCTTATTGATGAAGCACGTACACCACTGATCATTTCAGGCCAAGCCCAAAAGTCCACACAGCTATATATTCAAGCGAATGCCTTCACTCGTACTTTGAAAAAAGATGAGGATTATACGTACGATGAAAAAACAAAAGCGGTATTACTAACGGAAAGTGGGATTAATAAAGCGGAAAAGGCTTTTGGAATCGAAAACTTATTCGATTTAACCCATGTCACATTAAACCATCATATTGGTCAAGCATTAAAAGCACAAGTTAGTATGCACCGAGATGTGGATTATGTTGTACAAGAAGGCGAAATTATCATTGTTGACCAGTTTACCGGTCGTTTAATGAAAGGACGTCGCTATAGTGATGGCTTACACCAAGCGATTGAAGCAAAAGAGGGCGTAGAAATTCAGAACGAAAGCATGACAATGGCTACGATTACGTTCCAAAACTATTTCCGGATGTATGAGAAACTATCAGGAATGACAGGGACAGCCAAAACGGAAGAAGAGGAATTCCGTAATATTTATAATATGCGGGTTATTGTCATCCCTACGAATAAACCTATTGCGCGTGATGATCGTCCTGATTTAATTTATGCTTCGATGGAAGGAAAGTTCAATGCAGTCGTCAATGACATCCATCAGCGCCATCAATTAGGACAACCTGTGCTTGTTGGGACAGTTGCGATTGAAACTTCAGAACTAATCTCGAAGCTTTTACTAAAACGAGGGGTCCGGCATAACGTATTAAATGCCAAAAACCATGGTCGCGAAGCAGATATTATTACAGAAGCTGGCCAAAAAGGGGCCGTCACGATTGCGACCAACATGGCGGGTCGTGGAACGGATATTAAACTTGGCGAAGGAGTAAAAGAAATTGGTGGTCTAGCTGTAATTGGAACAGAACGCCATGAATCTCGCCGAATTGATAACCAGCTCCGTGGACGTTCAGGTCGTCAAGGGGATCCAGGGGTAACTCAATTCTACCTATCGATGGAAGACGAATTAATGCGTCGTTTCGGATCAGATAATATGAAATCGATGATGGAAAGACTTGGTATGGATGATTCTCAACCAATCCAAAGTAAAATGGTCACACGCGCCGTTGAGTCTGCTCAAAAACGGGTGGAAGGAAATAACTTTGATTCCCGGAAACGTTTGCTTCAATATGATGATGTATTACGACAACAACGTGAAATCATTTACGCACAACGAGATGAAGTATTAGAATCAGAAAACTTGCGTGAAATCATTGAACAAATGATCAAAACAGTCATTGACCAAGTGGTTTCTTCTCATGCTTCATTGAGTGAAGATGAAGAAAAATGGAACCTACAAGGAATCGTCGACTATTGCCATGCGAACTTACTTATTGAAGGGGATCTTTCCGTTAATGATTTTGAGAGAAGAGAACCTGATGAAATATCAGAGCTTATTTTTGCCAAAGTAACAGAGCGATATAATGAAAAGGAAGAGCAACTTGGCGAAGAACAGATGCGCGAGTTCGAGAAAGTTATTCTTCTTCGTGCAGTAGATTCAAAATGGATTGATCATATTGACACGATGGATCAGCTACGTCAAGGAATTCATTTACGTGCTTATGGGCAAAATGATCCACTACGCGAATATCAAAATGAGGGCTTTGCCTTATTCGAAGAAATGGTGGCGGCGATTAATGAAGAAGTTGCCAAATATATTATGAAAGCAGAAATCCGAAATAATTTAGAACGTCAGGAAGTGGCGAAAGGCCAAGCGGTGAACCCGAAAGAAGACGGTGAAAAACCAAAAAAACAACCTGTTCGTAAAAAAGTGAATGTCGGTAGAAATGATCCATGCATATGTGGAAGCGGGAAAAAATATAAAAATTGTTGTGGAAAAATAACCAATTAA
- the cccB gene encoding cytochrome c551 — translation MKKKLLALLLGSSLALGACGGGEDATDDTKKEPANNNETNTTETADAGDAQKIYDNKCLSCHGENLKGQVGPALDKIGSTLSKDEILNVLENGKGAMPANVVEGDEADQIAEWLANKK, via the coding sequence ATGAAGAAAAAGTTACTTGCATTACTACTAGGATCATCCCTAGCGCTTGGAGCCTGTGGGGGCGGAGAAGATGCGACAGATGATACTAAGAAAGAACCTGCAAATAATAATGAAACAAACACAACTGAAACAGCTGATGCTGGAGATGCACAAAAGATTTATGATAACAAATGCCTAAGCTGCCATGGGGAAAACCTAAAAGGTCAAGTTGGGCCAGCATTAGATAAAATTGGATCTACATTGAGTAAAGATGAAATTTTAAATGTTTTAGAAAATGGTAAGGGCGCTATGCCAGCGAACGTAGTAGAAGGCGATGAAGCTGATCAAATCGCAGAATGGTTAGCAAATAAAAAATAA